From a single Labrenzia sp. PHM005 genomic region:
- a CDS encoding extracellular solute-binding protein, whose translation MTAITSPSRRQVLKLSGAAALTAGSTSLLSGVVAASPGSGPHHGLSVFGDLKYGPDFTHFDYVNPDAPKGGTFNFQAPYWSFNQNVLTYNTFNSFILKGDAPPRMELCFDTLMVRAYDEPDAVYGLVAESVEVSDDGNRFTFNLRPEARFHDGSKLTAEDVAFSMLLLKENGHPNISQPMRVLSGAEVLDEHRVALQFDGTQSRNYPLDVASGYPIFSKRYYTAYDFKQSTLTPPLSSGPYKVGKHAVGRFVEYHKIKDYWGKDLPVVRGQKNFEIVRVEFFRERQVAFEAFKKGTVRYREEFSSKNWATEYNFPAVVDGRVVTKVFPDGRPSGAQGWFLNTRRDKFKDPRVRQALGYAFDFEWSNKNLFYGLYKRTESYFENSEMKAEGEPQGAELALLEPYREQLPEVVFGEPVTPPVSNGTGADRSLLRKANELLKAAGYTRQGADLIGPDGKQLSIEFLNNTTSFERIANPFIKNLKRLGIQANFRVVDGAQYQARLNEFDFDIANRRFAFSATLSDPIREYWTSRSADVPGSSNLSGIADPVIDALTDKILAAQSKDEMNTAARALDRVLRAGYYWIPQWHKNTHSVAIWDMFGYPPEPPRYFFPVEDLWWIDPEKAKIIEEAG comes from the coding sequence ATGACTGCGATCACGAGCCCCAGCCGGCGGCAAGTCCTGAAACTTTCAGGAGCTGCTGCACTTACGGCCGGCTCAACCTCGTTGCTGTCCGGCGTTGTGGCCGCCAGCCCTGGAAGTGGTCCGCACCATGGATTGTCGGTGTTTGGAGATCTGAAATACGGTCCGGATTTTACGCACTTTGACTACGTCAATCCCGACGCTCCAAAGGGGGGAACCTTCAATTTTCAAGCCCCGTATTGGTCCTTCAATCAGAACGTTCTGACCTATAACACCTTCAATTCTTTTATTCTGAAGGGGGACGCTCCACCGCGCATGGAGCTGTGTTTCGATACACTGATGGTACGGGCCTATGACGAACCGGATGCGGTTTACGGACTGGTCGCCGAAAGTGTTGAAGTGTCAGACGATGGCAACCGCTTTACCTTTAATTTAAGGCCGGAAGCGCGGTTCCATGATGGATCGAAGCTGACGGCGGAAGATGTCGCGTTCTCGATGCTTCTTTTGAAGGAAAACGGTCACCCAAACATCAGCCAGCCGATGCGTGTTTTGAGCGGTGCGGAAGTTTTGGATGAGCACCGGGTGGCGTTGCAATTTGATGGCACTCAATCCCGAAACTATCCCCTTGACGTTGCTTCTGGGTATCCGATTTTTTCAAAGCGCTACTACACAGCTTATGACTTTAAACAAAGCACGCTGACCCCGCCGCTATCGTCTGGTCCTTATAAGGTCGGGAAACACGCAGTCGGGCGGTTTGTCGAGTACCACAAGATCAAGGATTATTGGGGCAAAGACCTGCCAGTCGTCCGCGGACAGAAAAATTTTGAGATCGTCCGGGTCGAGTTCTTCCGGGAAAGGCAAGTTGCCTTTGAAGCATTTAAGAAGGGCACCGTCCGCTACCGCGAAGAGTTTTCGTCAAAAAATTGGGCGACGGAATACAACTTCCCCGCCGTTGTCGATGGCCGTGTGGTGACGAAAGTGTTCCCAGACGGCCGCCCGTCCGGAGCTCAAGGGTGGTTCCTCAACACACGCCGCGACAAATTCAAAGATCCGAGAGTGCGCCAAGCACTCGGATATGCGTTCGATTTTGAATGGTCGAACAAGAACCTGTTTTATGGCCTTTATAAACGGACCGAGTCATATTTCGAGAACTCCGAGATGAAGGCGGAGGGCGAGCCTCAAGGTGCAGAACTTGCGCTTTTGGAACCGTACCGGGAGCAACTGCCGGAGGTGGTGTTCGGGGAACCCGTTACGCCGCCGGTGAGCAATGGCACGGGCGCCGACCGGAGTCTGCTGCGCAAGGCAAACGAACTTCTAAAGGCAGCAGGATATACGCGTCAGGGCGCGGATCTGATTGGACCGGACGGCAAACAGCTCAGCATCGAGTTCCTGAACAACACGACCTCTTTCGAGCGGATTGCAAATCCATTTATCAAAAATCTCAAGAGGCTCGGTATTCAGGCAAACTTTAGAGTGGTGGACGGTGCGCAATACCAGGCCCGGCTCAACGAGTTTGATTTCGATATTGCCAACCGCCGCTTTGCTTTTTCGGCGACTCTATCCGATCCGATCCGGGAATATTGGACATCGCGTTCAGCTGATGTGCCTGGCAGCAGCAACTTGTCTGGGATCGCCGACCCGGTGATTGATGCCCTGACGGACAAAATTCTTGCAGCGCAGTCGAAAGACGAGATGAACACAGCCGCCCGGGCGCTCGACCGGGTCTTGAGGGCGGGTTATTATTGGATACCGCAGTGGCATAAGAACACCCATTCGGTCGCTATTTGGGACATGTTCGGTTATCCGCCAGAGCCGCCACGGTACTTCTTCCCCGTGGAAGATCTGTGGTGGATAGATCCGGAAAAAGCCAAAATCATCGAAGAAGCAGGGTAA
- a CDS encoding extracellular solute-binding protein: protein MASPLAAQEPEWLHAAALNGTPKYGPDVTHFDYVNPDAPKTGVVRMAARGGFDSFNFLPPKGHAAPGIFNIYENLMEPSLDEDDISAQYGVLADAVRFPDDYSWVEYRLNPNAKWHDGKPVTVEDVIWSFEKAIELDPQRKFYYKNVTETEVVDGNVVRFSFDTANNRELPKIMGQLFVLPKHWWEGMNAKGEKRDISKSTLEPPLGSGQYRIKDFSANRQVIYERVDDYWGKDLPIRIGTGNFEEIRYISFLDDAVQFEGFKGDQYDYHTERSSSQWAKRYDFPAIKDGRIVKEIFPDRSTGVMQGYFLNLRREKFQNPDVRRALNYAYDFETTNEIISANLLKRVNSYYSGTDLASSGLPQGKELEILEEVRDQVPPQVFTEEFKNPVGGSPKNVRANLREAVKLLRGAGYKLEGRKMIDPATGEQLSIEFLYRDKASERSLLPYSKNLESIGIKAILRLVDTSQFINRVRSRDFDATTLAIGQSLSPGNEQREYWGSEAADNASSANYGGIKNPAIDHLIEKVIFAEDRETLVAATHALDRVLLWNHYVVPQFYVDETRTARWDRFSHPENMPEYSTGFPTIWWYDEAKAAKTEALK from the coding sequence ATGGCAAGTCCACTGGCAGCCCAGGAACCGGAGTGGCTCCATGCAGCTGCGTTGAACGGGACGCCGAAATACGGCCCAGACGTTACGCATTTTGATTATGTCAATCCGGATGCACCGAAAACCGGTGTTGTTCGCATGGCTGCCCGGGGCGGCTTCGATTCATTTAATTTCTTGCCGCCAAAAGGTCATGCCGCACCCGGTATCTTCAATATCTATGAAAACCTGATGGAGCCATCACTCGATGAAGACGACATCAGTGCGCAGTATGGTGTGCTTGCAGATGCCGTGCGTTTTCCGGATGACTACTCTTGGGTCGAGTATCGGCTAAACCCCAACGCCAAATGGCATGATGGTAAACCGGTGACAGTTGAAGACGTCATCTGGTCGTTTGAAAAAGCGATCGAACTCGATCCGCAGCGCAAGTTTTACTACAAAAACGTCACGGAGACTGAGGTTGTCGACGGAAATGTTGTCCGCTTTTCGTTTGACACTGCGAACAATCGCGAACTTCCCAAGATCATGGGGCAACTGTTTGTTCTGCCAAAACACTGGTGGGAAGGCATGAATGCAAAGGGTGAAAAGCGCGATATATCCAAAAGCACCTTGGAACCGCCGCTTGGATCGGGCCAGTACCGCATCAAAGATTTTTCAGCCAACCGCCAAGTAATCTACGAGCGTGTCGACGACTATTGGGGCAAGGACCTTCCGATCCGGATTGGCACCGGCAACTTCGAAGAGATCCGATATATTTCTTTTTTGGACGACGCCGTTCAATTCGAAGGATTTAAAGGCGACCAATACGACTATCACACTGAACGCAGCTCCAGTCAGTGGGCTAAACGGTATGATTTCCCGGCGATCAAGGATGGCCGGATCGTCAAGGAAATCTTTCCCGACCGCTCCACAGGGGTCATGCAGGGGTATTTCCTGAACCTGCGCCGCGAAAAGTTCCAGAACCCGGATGTTCGCCGGGCCCTCAATTACGCTTATGACTTTGAGACGACCAACGAGATCATCTCCGCTAATCTCCTAAAACGGGTCAACTCCTATTATTCGGGAACTGATTTGGCCTCTTCCGGCCTGCCGCAAGGCAAGGAACTTGAAATTCTGGAAGAGGTGCGGGACCAGGTGCCGCCGCAGGTCTTTACCGAAGAATTCAAAAACCCGGTTGGCGGTTCGCCGAAAAACGTGCGGGCAAATCTACGCGAAGCAGTCAAATTGTTGCGGGGTGCCGGGTACAAGCTCGAAGGACGCAAGATGATAGATCCTGCGACCGGCGAGCAGCTGAGCATTGAGTTTTTGTATCGGGATAAAGCCAGCGAGCGCTCGTTGTTGCCTTATTCGAAAAACTTGGAGAGCATTGGTATCAAGGCGATCTTGCGGCTGGTCGACACATCCCAGTTCATCAACAGGGTCCGCAGTCGCGACTTCGATGCAACAACGCTTGCGATCGGCCAGTCATTGTCTCCTGGCAATGAACAGCGGGAGTATTGGGGCTCGGAAGCAGCCGACAACGCCAGCTCTGCCAACTACGGCGGGATCAAGAACCCTGCGATTGATCATCTCATCGAAAAGGTGATTTTTGCCGAAGATCGCGAGACTTTGGTAGCCGCCACACATGCTCTCGACCGGGTGCTTTTGTGGAACCACTATGTGGTGCCGCAGTTTTATGTCGATGAGACTCGCACAGCACGGTGGGACCGCTTCTCTCATCCGGAAAACATGCCGGAATACAGCACAGGTTTCCCCACAATCTGGTGGTATGATGAAGCCAAGGCTGCCAAGACCGAGGCGTTGAAATGA
- a CDS encoding diguanylate cyclase, with protein MSGLRQYFTYTNGTWVASLVAVVCFLTGVALTAHVGNTVRSELVSQNKREAVARLSEVRARLEGELSRTVAYGLGLRANVIHFANQPFEAAHYEAVAADLIEGNPVIRSIGLAPNNILRAVYPHQPNQAAIGLNYRMNTSQWPAIRRAMLERDVVIAGPLELVQGGRALLIRIPVFPPINPGQPLAERPYWGVASLVVDEAGLMKAAGVSDTANELRIEIIDKGAANPDNAHVFGGFGLLAEDGVGLPLNLPGGLNWEVLGYPRNGWVANERNIWITQLVGSLISLVFGAMAFLLISEVYKVRSMALHDPLTGLANRRLLEDRMLQFAVMSERTGNGFEIFYVDLDAFKPVNDNYGHAVGDQLLIEVSHRLQQQIRQTDTVARVGGDEFIILTPGNMRRAEKDAFLERLADRVSQMFEFSGVRIEVKASIGSASFPSDAGTIDDLLRVADSRMYAQKAKNRQKTEVAAGSGVPQTG; from the coding sequence ATGAGCGGGTTACGTCAGTACTTTACATATACAAATGGTACCTGGGTCGCGTCCCTTGTCGCTGTCGTATGTTTTCTTACCGGTGTCGCTTTGACAGCGCATGTCGGAAACACGGTGCGCAGTGAGCTTGTTTCTCAAAACAAACGTGAAGCTGTCGCCAGACTGTCTGAAGTGCGCGCCCGCCTGGAAGGCGAACTCAGCCGGACAGTGGCCTATGGGTTGGGCTTACGCGCCAACGTTATCCATTTTGCAAATCAACCCTTTGAAGCTGCGCATTATGAAGCCGTTGCGGCGGACCTGATCGAGGGAAATCCGGTCATTCGGTCGATTGGCCTGGCGCCAAACAATATATTGCGGGCCGTGTATCCACACCAGCCGAATCAGGCGGCTATCGGCCTGAATTACCGGATGAACACCAGCCAATGGCCCGCGATCCGAAGGGCAATGCTTGAGCGTGATGTGGTCATTGCTGGCCCTTTGGAGTTGGTTCAGGGGGGGCGGGCTCTTTTGATCCGGATTCCTGTATTTCCGCCAATCAATCCCGGTCAGCCACTTGCTGAGCGACCCTATTGGGGGGTCGCATCGCTCGTTGTCGACGAGGCGGGTTTGATGAAGGCTGCTGGTGTATCTGATACCGCCAACGAACTCAGGATCGAGATCATCGACAAGGGTGCAGCCAATCCGGACAACGCACATGTTTTCGGTGGGTTTGGCCTTTTGGCCGAGGACGGTGTTGGACTGCCTCTAAACTTGCCAGGTGGGCTGAATTGGGAAGTGCTCGGCTATCCGAGAAATGGCTGGGTGGCCAATGAAAGAAATATCTGGATCACGCAGCTGGTTGGCAGCCTGATTTCATTGGTGTTCGGCGCCATGGCGTTCTTGTTGATCAGTGAAGTCTATAAAGTCCGGTCAATGGCTTTGCATGATCCGTTAACCGGGTTGGCCAACCGCCGCCTCCTTGAAGATCGCATGCTCCAATTTGCCGTGATGTCGGAGCGGACAGGAAATGGTTTCGAGATCTTTTATGTAGATCTGGATGCATTCAAACCCGTCAACGACAATTATGGGCATGCGGTCGGCGATCAGTTGTTGATAGAAGTCAGCCACCGTTTGCAGCAGCAAATCCGGCAGACCGATACAGTTGCCCGGGTAGGTGGTGATGAATTTATCATATTGACTCCGGGCAACATGCGCCGAGCGGAAAAGGATGCATTCCTGGAGCGTTTGGCCGACCGGGTCTCGCAAATGTTCGAATTCTCGGGCGTTCGAATTGAGGTTAAAGCCAGTATCGGAAGCGCAAGTTTTCCAAGTGATGCCGGAACCATAGATGATCTGCTGCGGGTCGCTGACAGCCGCATGTATGCCCAAAAGGCCAAAAACCGGCAAAAGACTGAAGTTGCCGCTGGCAGCGGAGTGCCTCAGACAGGTTAA
- a CDS encoding cytochrome c family protein encodes MDSFTLNKAAGAVLMVLILTMGVGIVSDIIFEPTIPGKPGYEIVVASAEDSTSEVTPEPDAVPIGELMAAASASAGEKVAKKCAACHTFDQGGANKVGPNLYDIIGRKPGGVDGAKYSTSMVAYGEGNPEWTYEGLNSFLESPKNYVSGTSMGFAGLRKPEDRANMIAYMREQSDAPKPLPGE; translated from the coding sequence ATGGATTCCTTTACGCTGAACAAGGCCGCAGGTGCGGTTCTTATGGTGTTGATATTGACTATGGGTGTTGGAATCGTTTCCGACATTATTTTTGAGCCGACGATTCCGGGCAAGCCGGGCTATGAAATTGTCGTCGCCTCAGCAGAAGATTCAACTTCTGAAGTAACACCTGAGCCGGATGCTGTTCCGATCGGCGAACTTATGGCGGCAGCTTCAGCATCTGCAGGTGAAAAAGTTGCGAAGAAATGCGCAGCTTGCCACACCTTTGATCAAGGTGGCGCCAACAAGGTCGGCCCGAACCTCTATGATATCATTGGCCGCAAGCCAGGTGGCGTGGACGGCGCGAAGTACTCGACCTCCATGGTTGCCTACGGTGAAGGAAATCCTGAGTGGACCTATGAGGGGCTTAACAGCTTCTTGGAGTCTCCGAAAAACTACGTCTCTGGCACATCGATGGGTTTTGCCGGCCTGCGTAAACCGGAAGACCGCGCAAACATGATTGCGTACATGCGTGAGCAATCTGATGCGCCAAAACCGTTGCCTGGCGAGTAA
- a CDS encoding 3-deoxy-manno-octulosonate cytidylyltransferase, which translates to MSSAIVIIPARLSATRLPNKPLADICGKPMIVRVLEQALNADIGPVAVATDDSSIAEAVHDHGGKAIMTRTDHESGSDRIHEAADIADPDGKFDIVLNVQGDVPLIEPAAIRAAFAPLSVPGVDIGTIMTELTNPDFRDDPNFVKAVTSPNGHGHHRALYFTRVTAPGGEGPLYHHIGIYAYRRAALNQFVALPPSPLEKREKLEQLRALEAGMRIDVSIIGSAPMDVNTPDDLERARAAYRTL; encoded by the coding sequence TTGAGTTCAGCCATTGTCATTATTCCCGCCCGGCTATCTGCCACACGGCTACCAAACAAGCCGTTGGCGGACATCTGCGGAAAACCTATGATTGTGAGGGTTCTAGAGCAGGCTTTGAATGCCGATATCGGACCTGTAGCAGTGGCAACTGACGATAGCAGCATCGCTGAGGCCGTACACGACCATGGCGGCAAAGCCATTATGACCCGCACCGATCACGAATCTGGCTCAGACAGGATCCATGAAGCCGCCGATATCGCCGATCCGGACGGAAAATTCGACATTGTGCTGAATGTGCAAGGGGATGTTCCCTTGATTGAACCTGCCGCGATTCGTGCGGCATTTGCTCCGCTATCTGTTCCAGGCGTCGATATTGGCACCATAATGACTGAGCTCACCAATCCGGATTTCCGGGACGATCCGAACTTTGTCAAAGCAGTGACAAGCCCCAACGGCCATGGCCATCACCGGGCGCTCTATTTCACTCGCGTCACCGCTCCGGGCGGCGAAGGCCCGCTCTATCACCACATCGGCATCTATGCCTATCGACGGGCTGCTTTGAACCAATTTGTTGCTTTACCACCTTCTCCACTTGAAAAACGCGAGAAGCTGGAACAGCTTCGTGCGCTGGAAGCGGGGATGCGGATCGATGTGTCGATCATTGGCTCCGCCCCAATGGACGTCAACACACCCGATGATCTAGAACGGGCCCGCGCGGCCTACCGAACCCTATGA
- a CDS encoding prephenate dehydratase produces the protein MNNPKKIVFQGETGANSHMACRDVYPDYEAIPCATFEDCFSAMAEGKSDLAMIPIENSVAGRVADIHHLLPGSNLHIIGEYFMPIRFQLMAPKGTQLESLTTVQSHVHALGQCRNIIRELGLTAVVGADTAGSARQIAELGDPTHAALAPKMAAEIYGLDILRQDVEDEAHNTTRFVILSRDKMEAAHNGQPVITTFIFRVRNVPAALYKALGGFATNNVNMTKLESYQLEGQFFASMFYADIEGHPNDPHVALALEELAFFCAELKIVGVYRASPFRDKIREPEANRALRPNPQS, from the coding sequence ATGAATAATCCGAAAAAAATCGTCTTCCAGGGGGAGACCGGCGCCAACTCACATATGGCGTGCCGCGATGTTTATCCTGACTACGAGGCCATTCCCTGCGCCACCTTTGAAGACTGTTTTTCGGCAATGGCAGAGGGAAAATCGGATCTCGCGATGATCCCGATCGAAAACTCGGTGGCCGGCCGTGTGGCTGACATTCACCACCTTTTGCCGGGCTCAAACCTGCATATCATCGGCGAATACTTCATGCCGATCCGGTTTCAGCTCATGGCTCCCAAAGGCACGCAGCTTGAGAGCCTGACAACGGTCCAAAGCCATGTGCACGCACTCGGTCAGTGCCGCAACATCATACGTGAACTTGGCTTGACCGCCGTGGTCGGCGCCGACACGGCCGGCTCCGCACGGCAGATTGCAGAGCTTGGAGATCCCACACACGCGGCTCTCGCTCCGAAGATGGCTGCCGAGATTTACGGGCTGGATATCCTGCGCCAAGATGTCGAAGACGAAGCGCACAACACGACACGTTTTGTCATCTTATCCCGGGACAAGATGGAAGCGGCTCACAATGGCCAACCAGTGATCACCACCTTCATTTTCCGGGTCCGCAACGTGCCGGCGGCGCTTTACAAAGCGCTCGGTGGATTTGCGACAAACAACGTCAACATGACCAAGCTGGAATCCTACCAGCTGGAAGGCCAGTTTTTCGCTTCCATGTTTTATGCCGACATTGAGGGTCATCCGAACGATCCGCATGTCGCTCTGGCTCTTGAGGAACTCGCGTTTTTCTGCGCCGAACTTAAAATTGTCGGCGTTTACCGGGCAAGTCCCTTCCGCGACAAGATCCGTGAACCGGAAGCTAACCGAGCCTTAAGACCCAATCCGCAATCTTAA
- a CDS encoding adenosine kinase, with product MTEIRFDALCIGNAICDVFAHVEEDFLVKEDLVKGSMRLIETDEAVELFNKMGQTVRVSGGSAGNTAAGIASLGGKPAYFGKVAEDELGDSYYHDMNGTGVYFNTPRLREWKPTARSMILITPDGERTMNTYLGACTEFSPSDVDEDVVAASAITYMEGYLWDPEEAKKAFLAAAEIAHKHSRKVAITLSDSFCVDRYRDEFKGLLSDGVVDLMFANEHELKALYQTGDLDTAIDAARNSGAITALTLGKEGAMIVTRDETVKVPAQDVDNVVDLTGAGDLFASGFLFGLARDYSLTTAAELGCICAASVIKHVGARPERPLKNLAAQSGFEV from the coding sequence ATGACCGAGATCCGTTTTGATGCCCTGTGCATCGGGAATGCCATTTGTGATGTGTTTGCCCATGTGGAAGAGGATTTTCTTGTAAAGGAAGATCTCGTTAAAGGCTCTATGCGGCTGATCGAAACCGACGAAGCGGTCGAACTGTTCAACAAGATGGGGCAGACTGTGCGGGTTTCGGGCGGCAGTGCTGGCAACACGGCCGCAGGCATTGCATCCCTTGGCGGTAAGCCAGCCTACTTTGGCAAGGTGGCTGAGGATGAACTCGGCGACAGTTATTATCACGACATGAACGGCACCGGTGTATACTTCAACACACCGCGCCTGCGTGAATGGAAGCCCACTGCCCGGTCGATGATCCTGATCACGCCGGATGGCGAGCGAACCATGAACACCTATCTCGGAGCCTGCACAGAGTTCAGCCCGTCAGATGTTGATGAGGATGTCGTTGCTGCCTCTGCGATCACCTATATGGAAGGTTATCTGTGGGATCCGGAAGAAGCCAAGAAAGCCTTTTTAGCGGCCGCCGAGATCGCGCACAAACACAGCCGGAAGGTTGCCATAACCCTGTCGGACTCCTTCTGTGTCGACAGGTACCGCGATGAGTTCAAGGGCCTGCTGTCCGACGGTGTTGTTGATCTGATGTTTGCAAATGAGCATGAACTAAAGGCGCTCTATCAGACCGGTGATCTCGATACCGCTATTGATGCTGCGCGCAACAGCGGCGCCATAACTGCGCTCACTCTCGGCAAAGAAGGCGCAATGATTGTCACCCGCGACGAGACCGTCAAAGTCCCTGCGCAGGACGTGGATAATGTTGTCGATCTAACCGGAGCCGGCGACCTTTTTGCCTCCGGGTTCCTGTTCGGCCTGGCCCGGGACTATTCTTTGACGACTGCAGCTGAACTTGGCTGCATTTGCGCTGCTAGCGTCATCAAGCACGTGGGCGCTCGCCCGGAACGCCCGTTGAAAAACCTCGCGGCGCAAAGCGGTTTTGAAGTCTAA
- a CDS encoding 2,3-bisphosphoglycerate-dependent phosphoglycerate mutase → MERLLVLVRHGQSEWNLKNLFTGWKDPGLTEQGVAEAHKAGEQLRDLKLTFDLAFTSVLSRAQKTLGIILDELDQAGLETIKDQALNERDYGDLTGMNKDEAREKFGEEQVHIWRRSYDIPPPGGESLKLTAERVLPYYKAEILPRVLAGKRTIVAAHGNSLRALIMELEGLSPEEILKRELGTGTPVIYRLDEDGNVLSVQDLAA, encoded by the coding sequence ATGGAACGCCTGCTAGTGCTTGTCCGCCACGGACAGAGCGAATGGAACTTGAAGAACCTGTTCACCGGCTGGAAGGATCCGGGTCTGACGGAGCAAGGCGTCGCGGAAGCCCATAAAGCGGGCGAGCAATTGCGTGACCTGAAACTGACATTCGATTTGGCCTTCACGTCTGTTTTGTCCCGCGCTCAAAAAACGCTTGGCATCATTTTGGATGAATTGGATCAGGCCGGCCTGGAAACCATCAAGGACCAGGCATTAAACGAGCGCGATTACGGCGATCTGACCGGTATGAACAAGGACGAAGCGCGCGAGAAATTCGGTGAAGAGCAGGTTCACATTTGGCGCCGGTCCTACGACATTCCGCCTCCTGGCGGCGAAAGCCTGAAACTGACCGCTGAACGCGTCTTGCCGTATTACAAGGCCGAAATTCTACCCCGTGTGCTTGCTGGCAAGCGCACGATCGTGGCGGCCCATGGCAATTCCTTGCGTGCTTTGATCATGGAGCTTGAAGGCCTCAGCCCGGAAGAGATCCTCAAGCGGGAACTAGGAACTGGGACGCCGGTTATCTACCGGCTGGACGAGGATGGAAACGTTCTGAGTGTGCAGGACCTGGCTGCCTGA
- the dapB gene encoding 4-hydroxy-tetrahydrodipicolinate reductase, giving the protein MGVMRLVVVGAGGRMGRALIRAVTEANGADVVAAIEQEGSSFLGRDAGELSGVGALDVLITDDPLTAFAKADGVLDFTAPKASLWFAELAAQARIVHVIGTTGWGADEDAPLKAAARHARIIKSGNMSLGVNLLASLVRKAAAALDADFDIEVLEMHHKHKVDAPSGTALLLGEAAAEGRGIDLEAHSVRSRDGIMDPRRTGDIGFATLRGGSVIGEHSVILAGEGERIELTHRAEDRQLFARGAVKAALWGFDQKPGFYSMADVLGLDS; this is encoded by the coding sequence ATGGGTGTGATGCGCTTGGTAGTCGTTGGTGCTGGTGGTCGGATGGGGCGGGCCTTGATCCGCGCCGTGACCGAAGCCAATGGTGCAGATGTTGTTGCGGCTATTGAGCAGGAAGGGTCCAGCTTTCTAGGCCGGGATGCCGGTGAGCTCTCGGGTGTTGGTGCGCTGGACGTACTGATTACCGATGACCCTTTGACGGCCTTTGCAAAAGCAGATGGTGTTCTGGATTTCACGGCCCCAAAAGCGAGTCTCTGGTTTGCCGAATTGGCGGCTCAAGCCAGGATCGTTCATGTCATTGGGACAACTGGGTGGGGAGCCGATGAGGACGCTCCGCTAAAAGCTGCTGCCCGCCATGCCCGGATTATCAAATCTGGAAATATGAGCTTGGGTGTCAATCTGCTCGCAAGTTTGGTTCGAAAAGCGGCAGCTGCTTTGGACGCGGATTTCGACATTGAAGTTCTGGAGATGCATCACAAGCACAAGGTTGATGCGCCCTCAGGCACCGCCCTTCTATTGGGAGAAGCTGCCGCAGAGGGGCGCGGAATCGATCTTGAGGCCCACTCTGTGCGCAGCCGCGACGGCATTATGGATCCGCGCAGGACTGGCGATATAGGATTTGCCACTCTGCGCGGCGGTTCTGTCATTGGTGAGCACTCGGTTATTCTCGCCGGAGAAGGCGAACGCATCGAGCTGACGCATCGGGCAGAAGACCGCCAGTTGTTCGCCCGTGGGGCTGTAAAGGCCGCGCTATGGGGATTTGACCAAAAACCCGGGTTCTACTCTATGGCCGATGTTCTCGGCCTAGATTCTTGA